The DNA region GCTTGAGAGGGAACAATTAGACGCTGTGTCTGAAATCACGACCCTTCAGGCAAGCAGTCAAGTTATTGAACTCCAAATCCAGGATCTTGACAAAAAAATACAGCGACTCGATCTGTTAAATAAGGAATTAATAGTCCTGGAGCGACAAAGAGCAGCAGATGAGCAAAATTATCAACTTTATCTTAAAAAGGTCGAGGAAGCTAAAGTGTCTGAAGAAATGGATCGTCTGAAAATGTCCAATATCAGTGTTATCCAGCCTGCGGAAATTCCACGAAAACCGGCTGGTCGTCCAACGGATCTCAAGCTTATTCTAGGCGCTCTATTTGGCATAATGATGGGCATAGGTTTTGGTTTTATGGTTGAGTATCTGGAAGGATCCTACACTCGTCCGGAACAAGCGGCAAACGATTTGAACCTCCCTCTATTGGCTTCTTTCGGGCAAAAGCTGTAATTAGAAATTTTTCAAGATGTATTTAGCATTTTACGGTCTCAAAAAAGAACCATTTCACACGACTCCTGACCCAAATTTCCTTTATCTGAGCCCCAGCCATAAGGAAGCGATGGGGGCTATTATCTATGGAATTGAAAGAAGAAAAGGTTTTGTCGCCATTTATGGCGAGGTCGGCGTAGGAAAAACAACGATTATTCGTGCGTACCTTGAAAAGACGAGTGACCGAAAACAGAAAACAGTCTATATCCTTAATCCAGTTTTATCATTTCACGGTCTTTTGACCGATATATTTCGAAGCCTTGACCTTGTTCCATCTCATGATGATTCGGCGGAGATGGTCAATCAACTTCAGGAAGCATTGATTCAGGAATACCGGTCAGACAGCACGGTTGTGCTGGTCATTGACGAAGCTCAGAATATGCCGGTTAAAACATTGGAGCAGTTACGGCTGCTCTCTAATTTGGAGACATCCACAGATAAGCTCATCCAAATAGTTTTAATCGGGCAGCCAGAATTAACAACATTACTGAATCATCCTACCTTGAAGTCTTTGAACCAGCGAATTGCCCTTCGCGCAACAATACAGCCGCTGCAACCGAAAGAGAGCCAAGCCTATATTGAACATCGGGTTGCGCTGTCTTCATCCACCGGAGCGCCTTTATTTACGCCAGGAGCTATGAAACTGATTATTCGCGAGGCTCAGGGCATTCCACGGAGAATTAATATTCTTTGCGATAACGCTTTGATCACTGGATATGGAAGGCAACAAAAGCCTGTTTCTGTAAGCGAGGTGCGGGAAATCCTTGCTGATATGGATGGCTCTCGTTCATCTTATCTTGTGAAGTGGGCGGTCGGTGTTGCCGTGGTCATCCTTTTGGCAATTGGGGCTTTTTTGTTAGGCCCCATCTTTCTTCCTGGAAACGCTGGAGTATCTAAAATAGGCCA from Nitrospiraceae bacterium includes:
- a CDS encoding AAA family ATPase; translated protein: MYLAFYGLKKEPFHTTPDPNFLYLSPSHKEAMGAIIYGIERRKGFVAIYGEVGVGKTTIIRAYLEKTSDRKQKTVYILNPVLSFHGLLTDIFRSLDLVPSHDDSAEMVNQLQEALIQEYRSDSTVVLVIDEAQNMPVKTLEQLRLLSNLETSTDKLIQIVLIGQPELTTLLNHPTLKSLNQRIALRATIQPLQPKESQAYIEHRVALSSSTGAPLFTPGAMKLIIREAQGIPRRINILCDNALITGYGRQQKPVSVSEVREILADMDGSRSSYLVKWAVGVAVVILLAIGAFLLGPIFLPGNAGVSKIGHGEGESQNARATSSEKMSQESIGHLEEQPNPMASSISEIEKPTPDTDKGVMDSGLTKKPVEKVIETFKSVDKLRDDTEVASKPRQISPNTRAVKEGDNLSQIANEAYGSSSRQYVEWLRRHNPQISDPDIILPGQKIVLPEYVKE